In Desulfurella sp., the sequence GTAAGTCTCATATTTGTTCCACCTCCATTTGCAGCAGATGCAATATTGGAAGCAGTAGGCAGTGGTATAAAGATTATTGTATGTATAACAGAAGGTATACCTGTGCTTGATATGGTAAAGGTAAAAAGGGTAATTGAAAAAGAAGGTATAATACTAATCGGTCCAAACTGTCCGGGTATTATAACACCGGATGCTTCAAAAATAGGTATAATGCCAGGCCATATCTTTAAGAGAGGCTCAATAGGTATAATCTCAAGAAGCGGTACACTGCTATATGAGACAGCAGATCAAATATCAAAAGTAGGTCTTGGCCAATCTACATGCCTTGGTATAGGAGGTGACCCTATAGTAGGTACAGACTATATCTTCTGGCTTGAAAGATTTGAACAAGACCCTGAAACAGAAGCCATAATGATAGTAGGTGAGATAGGTGGTGATGCAGAAGAAAAAGCTGCAGAATACATCAAAGCTCATGTTACAAAACCTGTATTTGCTTTTGTTGCAGGCGCAAGCGCTCCAAAAGGCAGAAGAATGGGACATGCAGGTGCAATAATAATGGGAAAGAAAGGCACTGTTGAGTCAAAGT encodes:
- the sucD gene encoding succinate--CoA ligase subunit alpha, translated to MAIAVYKTSRVIVQGITGKEGRYHALACRDYGTKVVGGVTPGKGGSDVDGIPVFNTVEEAVQKTNPNVSLIFVPPPFAADAILEAVGSGIKIIVCITEGIPVLDMVKVKRVIEKEGIILIGPNCPGIITPDASKIGIMPGHIFKRGSIGIISRSGTLLYETADQISKVGLGQSTCLGIGGDPIVGTDYIFWLERFEQDPETEAIMIVGEIGGDAEEKAAEYIKAHVTKPVFAFVAGASAPKGRRMGHAGAIIMGKKGTVESKYNALKEAGVHIIENPGYIGETIYKTLKDKYHFSI